One Danio aesculapii chromosome 22, fDanAes4.1, whole genome shotgun sequence genomic window carries:
- the kcnip2 gene encoding Kv channel-interacting protein 2, with amino-acid sequence MKVKSRDESFNTSGECDGSNDLLTGNPPSGQRKKNMKQRFLKLLPCCHVDSTPAVRQSKSPSVYSIEEDFELATVCYRPDSLDKLMELTKFTKTELQVLYRSFKNDCPTGVVNEETFKLIYSHFFPHGDSSAYAHFLFEAFDRRKNGAVNFEDFVVGLSIILRGTVTDRLSWAFSLYDLNKDGCITKEEMNDIMQSIYDMMGKNTCPCMNDSAPREHVESFFQKMDRNNDGVVTMEEFLESCQKDEAIMESMQMLDHVI; translated from the exons ATGAAGGTGAAATCCAGAGATGAGAGTTTCAATACTTCTGGAGAATGTGACGGATCCAATGACCTGCTCACTG GTAATCCTCCCTCCGGCCAGAGGAAGAAGAACATGAAACAGCGCTTTCTCAAACTCCTGCCCTGCTGTCATGTGGACTCCACTCCTGCGGTCAGACAAAGCAAGTCACCGTCTGTCT ATAGTATAGAGGAGGATTTTGAGCTCGCTACTGTGTGCTACAGGCCGGACAGTCTGGATAAACTGATGGAGCTGACCAAGTTCACCAAAACAGAGCTACAAGTCCTGTACAGAAGTTTCaaaaat GATTGTCCCACTGGGGTAGTCAATGAAGAAACCTTTAAATTAATCTACTCTCACTTTTTCCCTCATGGAG ATTCTAGTGCGTATGCACATTTCCTGTTCGAGGCTTTCGACAGACGCAAGAATGGAGCAGTGAATTTTGAG GATTTTGTGGTGGGCCTGTCAATCATCTTGCGTGGCACAGTCACCGACAGACTGTCCTGGGCCTTCAGTTTGTACGATCTCAATAAAGACGGCTGCATTACTAAAGAG GAGATGAATGATATTATGCAGTCCATTTATGATATGATGGGGAAGAACACGTGTCCGTGCATGAACGACAGCGCGCCTAGAGAACACGTGGAGAGCTTCTTTCAG AAAATGGATCGCAACAATGACGGCGTGGTCACGATGGAGGAGTTTCTGGAGTCCTGTCAAAAG GACGAGGCCATCATGGAGTCCATGCAAATGCTGGATCATGTCATATAA
- the arhgap19 gene encoding rho GTPase-activating protein 19: MATEKDTDVNKRDRRGTVCNVVINQESESGSSGDGRPPIIFNPDFFVEKLRHERPEAFTELVLSNITRLIDLPGAEFSQLLGDEEPKTPNAGFFRSFNFLKRKDKGVVFGMPLTEEGIAQIYQLIAYLSKNLHVQGLFRVPGNSLRQQTLREQLNSGADIDFAAGDFHPNDVATLLKSFLGELPEPLLTHRHLHAHLKITEMTTFDDEGNKTSFPDKERQIEALQLLLLLLPTANRTLLKLLLDLLYHTAKQQDKNKMSAHNLALMFGPHVIWPKNMNASDLQENLKKLNSGMAFLIKHSQKIFRAPAYLREHARLQFANTKILQSKDDLELLSVSGSPFISACKRSGERVRLDSDNHTEEALKELCRHVSDNMPNSAKKKKLIRQLGKPSTPGTPVNENLTLSSKKHARSRSFGGLIKRKVLGGQPADRRGRHVSPQSAAGLGKENVSSETAI; the protein is encoded by the exons ATGGCCACGGAGAAAGACACCGATGTAAATAAACGAGACCGAAG aggCACCGTGTGCAATGTTGTGATCAATCAGGAGTCCGAATCAGGCAGCAGTGGCGACGGTCGACCGCCCATCATCTTCAACCCTGACTTCTTTGTGGAGAAGCTGCGTCATGAGCGTCCCGAAGCCTTCACCGAGCTGGTGCTGAGTAACATCACGCGGCTCATCGACCTCCCGGGGGCCGAATTCTCACAGCTACTGGGCGACGAGGAACCCAAAACTCCCAACGCTGGCTTTTTCCGCTCCTTCAACTTCCTGAAACGCAAAG ACAAAGGTGTTGTGTTTGGCATGCCCCTCACAGAAGAAGGAATAGCCCAGATATATCAGCTCATCGCTTACCTCAGCAAAA ATCTCCATGTGCAGGGTCTGTTTCGTGTTCCTGGGAACAGTCTGAGGCAGCAGACGCTGAGAGAGCAGCTCAACAGCGGAGCCGATATCGACTTCGCCGCCGGTGACTTTCATCCCAATGACGTGGCCACGCTCCTCAAGAGCTTCCTGGGGGAACTGCCGGAGCCCCTGCTGACCCACCGCCACCTGCACGCTCACCTGAAGATCACAG AAATGACCACGTTTGACGATGAAGGCAACAAGACGAGTTTTCCGGATAAGGAGCGTCAGATCGAGGCCCTGCAGCTCCTCCTTCTGCTTCTTCCCACCGCCAATCGAACACTCCTCAAGCTGCTGCTGGACTTGCTCTACCACACCGCCAAACAGCAGGACAAAAATAAGATGTCTGCGCACAACCTGGCACTCATGTTCGGCCCACACGTCATCTGGCCCAAGAAT ATGAATGCCAGTGACCTTCAGGAGAACCTGAAGAAGCTCAACAGCGGGATGGCGTTTCTAATCAAACACTCACAGAAGATCTTTAGG GCTCCAGCATATCTGAGAGAACATGCCAGACTCCAGTTCGCAAACACCAAAATCCTTCAATCCAAG GATGATCTGGAGCTGTTGTCTGTCAGTGGCTCTCCGTTCATCAGCGCGTGTAAGAGGAGCGGAGAGAGAGTTCGCTTAGACTCGGATAACCACACAGAAGAGGCGCTGAAAGAGCTATGCAGACACGTCTCGGATAACATGCCTAACTCCGCCAAGAAGAAGAAGCTCATCAGACAG CTTGGCAAGCCGTCGACCCCTGGGACACCTGTCAATGAGAACCTGACGCTTAGCAGTAAGAAACACGCGCGCTCGCGCTCCTTCGGCGGTCTCATCAAG